One Phycisphaerae bacterium RAS2 DNA window includes the following coding sequences:
- the metG_1 gene encoding Methionine--tRNA ligase — MSDTPATITFDDFAKIDLRVAKVLEARPHPNADRLLVLKVDVGGEQRQIVAGIRQFYEPESLVGKLIVVVKNLAPRAMRGEESQGMLLAASNEDKSQVIVISPSAEIAPGASVS; from the coding sequence ATGAGCGACACCCCGGCGACGATTACATTTGACGATTTCGCGAAGATCGACTTGCGCGTGGCGAAAGTGCTGGAGGCGCGGCCGCACCCCAACGCCGATCGGCTGTTGGTGCTGAAAGTGGACGTGGGCGGTGAGCAGCGGCAGATCGTCGCGGGCATTCGGCAGTTCTACGAACCGGAAAGCCTCGTCGGCAAGCTGATCGTTGTTGTGAAGAATCTCGCGCCGCGCGCGATGCGTGGCGAGGAAAGCCAGGGCATGCTGCTGGCGGCCTCGAACGAAGACAAGTCGCAGGTGATCGTGATTTCGCCGTCGGCAGAGATCGCGCCGGGCGCGAGCGTTTCGTAG
- the rihA gene encoding Pyrimidine-specific ribonucleoside hydrolase RihA has product MPVPLLIDTDVGIDDAAAIALALASDAVELRALCGVGGNVSLAQGMTNLGRLLTALAPPAMPMIGRGLDPPPALGHALADRRDIFGEDGLGECELPGATPAARDFREVYHEAIESAEGEIVLVCLGPPTNLATLWRESPDLLRAARQIYVTGGAVWARGGAEKGIEFNFHRDPASAEALLQSGLPITVSPLDVTCLVCFDESNVARMAASGYRTGEVLARMLPFPIEHDPAGGPGRTVLPDLVTLGSLIWPALYLKTRVRLEVATSGTDAGRCKPALGGDPAQRVDLLTAVNAVDLLENVLESLCHEAFVV; this is encoded by the coding sequence ATGCCGGTGCCGCTCCTGATTGATACAGATGTAGGAATCGATGACGCGGCGGCGATTGCGCTGGCCCTGGCGAGCGACGCCGTCGAATTGCGCGCCCTGTGCGGCGTGGGGGGCAACGTTTCGCTTGCGCAGGGAATGACCAACCTCGGCCGGCTGCTCACCGCCCTCGCGCCGCCCGCGATGCCGATGATCGGCCGTGGGCTGGATCCGCCGCCGGCGCTGGGGCACGCGCTGGCCGACCGGCGCGACATCTTCGGCGAAGACGGCTTGGGCGAATGTGAGCTGCCGGGGGCGACTCCGGCCGCGCGCGATTTTCGCGAGGTCTATCACGAGGCGATTGAGTCGGCCGAAGGCGAGATTGTGCTGGTTTGCCTGGGCCCGCCAACGAACCTTGCGACCCTGTGGCGGGAGTCGCCCGACCTGCTTCGCGCAGCGAGACAGATTTATGTCACCGGCGGGGCGGTCTGGGCGCGCGGCGGCGCGGAGAAGGGCATCGAGTTCAACTTCCATCGCGATCCTGCATCGGCCGAGGCGCTCCTTCAATCCGGCTTGCCGATCACTGTCTCGCCGCTCGACGTGACGTGCCTTGTCTGCTTTGACGAATCGAACGTCGCGCGGATGGCGGCGAGCGGCTATCGCACCGGCGAAGTACTCGCGCGCATGCTGCCGTTTCCCATCGAGCACGATCCCGCCGGCGGGCCGGGGCGCACGGTGCTGCCCGACCTCGTGACGCTCGGCAGCCTGATCTGGCCGGCGCTGTATCTCAAGACGCGCGTCCGGCTGGAAGTCGCCACGAGCGGGACCGACGCGGGCCGGTGCAAGCCGGCGCTCGGCGGTGATCCCGCGCAGCGCGTCGATCTGCTGACGGCGGTGAACGCCGTCGATCTCCTCGAGAACGTGCTAGAATCGCTCTGCCACGAGGCGTTTGTCGTGTGA
- the trpD gene encoding Anthranilate phosphoribosyltransferase has product MATEIDDVTRRIAGGEALSAERTDLLFTALMAGQFAPDAVERFLRALAARGETIAEIVGAARVLRRHVTAVSCTDPGAIDTCGTGGDGISTFNVSTAAAFVAAGAGATVAKHGNRTHSRCSGSADVLEALGVPTDLSPTRLGECLREIGIAFLHAARLHPAMAVVAPVRRAIGTPTIFNYLGPLTNPAAVTRQIIGVPRAELLPLIAEALRRLGAVHAWVVHGDDGLCDLTTTTTSRYIELRDGRLTEHALAPEEAGLPRSKPSELLVDSPAASADMIRAVLSGQPGPARHHTLLNAGAALVVAGRAGTLKVGIKLAADSIDTGRAAAKLEALVQFR; this is encoded by the coding sequence ATGGCAACGGAAATCGATGACGTCACACGCCGCATCGCCGGCGGCGAAGCGCTTTCCGCCGAGCGGACTGATTTGCTCTTCACGGCGCTCATGGCCGGGCAGTTCGCGCCCGACGCAGTCGAGCGGTTTCTTCGAGCACTGGCCGCACGGGGCGAGACCATCGCCGAAATCGTCGGCGCGGCCCGCGTCCTGCGACGCCATGTCACCGCCGTGTCATGCACCGATCCAGGTGCCATCGACACCTGCGGCACCGGGGGCGACGGCATCAGCACGTTCAACGTATCCACCGCCGCGGCATTCGTCGCGGCCGGCGCCGGCGCGACCGTCGCCAAGCACGGCAACCGCACGCACTCCCGCTGCAGCGGGTCGGCCGATGTGCTCGAGGCGCTCGGCGTGCCCACCGATCTGTCACCAACGCGACTGGGTGAATGCCTTCGCGAGATCGGCATCGCCTTTCTTCACGCCGCGAGGTTGCACCCGGCCATGGCCGTTGTCGCACCGGTGCGCCGCGCCATCGGCACGCCCACGATCTTCAATTATCTCGGCCCGCTTACGAACCCCGCGGCCGTCACGCGACAGATCATCGGCGTCCCGCGAGCCGAGTTGCTTCCGCTGATCGCCGAGGCCCTGCGCCGACTTGGCGCAGTCCATGCCTGGGTCGTCCACGGCGACGACGGCCTTTGCGATCTGACCACGACGACGACAAGCCGCTACATTGAACTTCGCGACGGCCGGTTGACGGAGCACGCGCTCGCGCCGGAGGAGGCGGGCCTGCCTCGCTCGAAGCCATCCGAGCTGCTGGTGGACAGCCCCGCCGCCAGCGCGGACATGATTCGCGCGGTTCTATCGGGTCAGCCCGGCCCCGCGCGGCATCACACGCTGCTCAACGCCGGCGCGGCGCTGGTCGTCGCGGGGCGCGCCGGCACGCTGAAAGTAGGAATCAAACTCGCCGCGGACTCAATCGACACCGGCCGGGCCGCCGCCAAACTCGAAGCGCTGGTTCAATTTCGATAG